The proteins below are encoded in one region of Bremerella sp. P1:
- a CDS encoding polyprenyl synthetase family protein, whose product MNPANQTPAAPSAEALMRCYGGIGDDLAEVEAILKREMSSKFPKVSDIVSYGYLLGGKRLRPALVLLCGQAWSNITPSHHKLGAVLEMVHTATLIHDDVLDGAETRRHLETIHHRWGTESSVLVGDFLFTHAFYLASTLPTTLAAQKIGQATNIVCEGELRQITTKGRFDLSEEEYLSIIEAKTAVLCQCACELGATYADAPEEANKQAAEYGRCLGVAFQIVDDLLDIEGDTDRTGKTLGTDLAQRKPTLPIIHALKVAPSETRAEMLAALQAESPDPAQVMAWLEEFDSAAYARQTAIRHVETALASIAQWPEGDATTALRQLAEFVLKRCY is encoded by the coding sequence GTGAATCCTGCGAATCAGACTCCAGCCGCTCCCAGTGCCGAAGCACTGATGCGTTGTTACGGTGGAATCGGTGACGACTTGGCGGAAGTCGAAGCGATTTTGAAGCGGGAGATGTCGTCGAAGTTCCCCAAGGTTAGCGACATCGTTTCGTATGGTTACCTGCTCGGTGGAAAGCGTCTTCGCCCTGCCCTGGTTCTGCTTTGTGGTCAAGCTTGGAGCAACATCACGCCTAGCCATCACAAGCTGGGTGCCGTGCTCGAGATGGTTCACACGGCCACGCTAATTCACGACGACGTGCTCGACGGTGCAGAAACACGGCGTCACCTGGAAACGATTCATCATCGTTGGGGAACCGAGTCGAGCGTACTCGTGGGCGACTTCCTTTTCACCCACGCGTTCTACCTCGCCAGCACGCTGCCAACGACCTTGGCCGCGCAAAAGATCGGTCAGGCGACCAACATTGTTTGCGAAGGTGAGCTTCGACAGATCACGACCAAGGGACGCTTCGACCTGAGTGAAGAAGAGTACCTCTCGATCATCGAAGCCAAGACAGCCGTGCTCTGCCAGTGTGCCTGTGAACTGGGTGCAACCTATGCCGACGCGCCGGAAGAAGCGAACAAGCAGGCAGCCGAATACGGACGATGCCTGGGCGTTGCTTTCCAGATTGTCGACGATCTGCTCGATATCGAAGGCGACACTGATCGAACCGGCAAGACGCTTGGTACCGACCTGGCCCAGCGTAAGCCAACCCTGCCGATCATCCATGCGTTGAAAGTCGCTCCGTCGGAAACGAGAGCCGAGATGTTGGCTGCCCTGCAGGCCGAGTCGCCTGATCCTGCCCAGGTCATGGCTTGGCTTGAAGAGTTCGACAGCGCGGCTTATGCCCGGCAAACGGCCATTCGCCACGTAGAGACCGCGTTGGCAAGTATCGCCCAGTGGCCCGAAGGGGACGCGACGACGGCTCTGCGTCAACTCGCGGAATTCGTTCTCAAACGCTGCTATTAG
- the nrdR gene encoding transcriptional regulator NrdR, translating into MRCPFCRADNDRVIDSRASQDSFSIRRRRECLGCKRRYTTYERVEELDIKIVKKDNVREPFHPEKIKRGLSLACWKRPISEAQIEAIVAAVESEIYSQYEGEVESRLIGEMVMQHLHAIDQVAYVRFASVYREFKDVRDFVDELQPMLKKYAPSVPKPSS; encoded by the coding sequence ATGCGATGCCCGTTCTGTCGAGCCGACAACGACCGTGTGATTGACTCACGCGCAAGCCAGGACAGTTTCTCGATTCGCCGTCGCCGCGAGTGCCTCGGTTGTAAACGGCGCTATACCACGTACGAGCGGGTCGAAGAACTTGATATCAAGATCGTGAAGAAGGACAACGTCCGCGAACCGTTCCATCCGGAAAAGATCAAACGCGGTTTGTCGCTGGCCTGCTGGAAGCGACCGATCAGCGAAGCCCAGATCGAAGCGATCGTGGCGGCAGTCGAAAGCGAGATCTATTCGCAGTACGAAGGGGAAGTTGAAAGCCGCTTAATCGGCGAGATGGTCATGCAGCATCTGCACGCGATCGATCAGGTCGCCTACGTCCGCTTCGCCAGCGTCTACCGAGAATTCAAAGACGTGCGGGACTTCGTCGACGAACTGCAGCCGATGCTCAAGAAGTACGCCCCAAGCGTACCGAAGCCCTCTTCGTAG
- a CDS encoding ATP-grasp domain-containing protein, producing MAELLLVDDLLWVWTNPIGVGIYDFDFRNFFPCRQPWQRPQELTAVGRCGALEDYSTEYDNLRDEGVRLIHTPQQHEIASELAQWYPLIEGRTPRSKVYQDAPSGQAVAETFQFPVFVKGSRQTSRHQKSLSIANSPEEFEQLMARYASDPILNWQSVVVREFVPLRHVEKNAQGKIDSSFEFRTFWWKRQFVGAGRYWWEGRAYQWSDVEKSEALTLAESVACLIDVPFLVIDLSMTADGEWIVIECNDGQESGYAGVSPISLWQNILEIERS from the coding sequence GTGGCTGAACTTCTACTGGTTGACGATCTGCTTTGGGTTTGGACTAACCCTATTGGTGTCGGTATCTACGATTTCGATTTCCGCAACTTCTTTCCGTGTCGACAGCCATGGCAGCGTCCGCAAGAGTTAACAGCCGTTGGCAGATGTGGAGCGTTGGAAGATTATTCGACTGAATATGACAATCTACGGGATGAAGGTGTTCGCCTTATTCACACGCCGCAGCAGCATGAGATAGCGAGCGAGTTGGCTCAGTGGTATCCGTTGATTGAAGGGCGAACACCTCGGAGCAAAGTCTACCAAGACGCACCTAGCGGACAGGCCGTTGCGGAAACATTTCAATTTCCTGTCTTCGTCAAAGGCTCACGGCAAACCAGTCGTCATCAAAAGTCACTGTCCATCGCCAATTCGCCGGAAGAGTTTGAACAGCTTATGGCAAGGTATGCCAGCGATCCGATCTTGAATTGGCAATCGGTAGTCGTAAGAGAGTTTGTTCCATTGCGTCACGTGGAGAAGAATGCTCAGGGAAAGATCGATAGTTCCTTCGAGTTCCGGACGTTTTGGTGGAAACGTCAATTCGTTGGTGCTGGTCGCTACTGGTGGGAAGGACGTGCGTATCAATGGTCAGATGTCGAGAAGTCAGAAGCTCTTACTCTAGCGGAATCGGTGGCTTGTCTGATCGATGTTCCCTTTTTGGTAATCGACTTGTCGATGACGGCGGATGGGGAGTGGATTGTTATCGAGTGCAACGATGGGCAGGAAAGCGGCTACGCAGGCGTGTCGCCCATTTCCCTTTGGCAGAATATTCTAGAGATTGAGCGTTCGTAG
- a CDS encoding error-prone DNA polymerase: MNYAELHCLTNFSFLQAASHPDELVARAAELGYSALAVTDINTLAGIVRANTATKDHPLKLIVGSEIRPLDAPPIVVWVKNRQGYANLCRLITTGRRRAPKGECHLTLDDIAQHTEGLIAAIVPPDCHEDFSLPEARPYRDLFDDLYLLAELHRGPHDRDRRSWLQEISQQMRLPLVAAGGVLFHTPERKPLHDVVTAIRLRTTVAQVGEELQANAQRHLRSIDTISAIYADLPQAVKRTQEIARQCTFSLEELRYEYPEELAPPGHTPIEYLKHLTWQGAANRYPQGVPDKIRQLIEHELELIEELHYEPYFLTVWDLVRFARSREILCQGRGSAANSAVCYCLGVTAVDPGRIDVLFERFISRERDEAPDIDVDFEHERREEVLQYLYDKYGRERAGIAAVTITYRPRSAIRDVGKALGFSLELVDRLAKNADHYRAAGDFHLRCQEAGLDTESHTGKQFVYLVGQLIGFPRHLSQHVGGMVITRGPLHELVPIENASMEGRTVVQWNKDDLDDLGILKVDCLALGMLTAIRKCFDLIQQTTGKSLTLASIPEGDSQVYDMICRADTIGVFQIESRAQMSMLPRLKPRCYYDLVIEVAIVRPGPIQGDMVHPYLRRRFGEEEESYPNDAIREVLKKTLGVPLFQEQCMQLAIVAAGFSPGEADQLRRAMGAWRRPGIIDQFRQKLLDGMKQHGLEGEFAEQVFRQIRGFGEYGFPESHAASFALLVYVSAWLKHYYPAHFAAAVINSQPMGFYAPAQLVQDAKNHQVEMRSIDVSRSDWDCQIERGAVRLGFRLIHGLPQATADLITHCRQEGSFQSMDDFLRRTKLTLAQVELLAEADALASLSPGRREALWSALAAAKKPRQKTLFDDLEPPAEPLAILPTMPAEEEVYEDYRTTGLSLRSHPMAFQRERLKRLGILPTQQLAQVANDTQVKVAGIVLLRQRPSTSKGITFVTIEDETGTANLVVHAKTWERFRKITRHSQTWLVHGKVECKHTVIHVIVRRVEDLSTRLSALELKSRDFR, from the coding sequence ATGAACTACGCCGAACTTCATTGCCTAACGAACTTCTCGTTTCTCCAGGCAGCTTCGCACCCTGATGAACTGGTTGCTCGCGCCGCGGAACTGGGCTACTCGGCGCTGGCCGTAACCGACATCAACACGCTGGCAGGCATCGTCCGCGCGAATACGGCCACCAAAGACCATCCGCTCAAACTGATTGTCGGCTCGGAGATCCGCCCGCTGGATGCCCCGCCAATTGTTGTTTGGGTCAAAAATCGACAAGGCTATGCCAACCTTTGTCGCTTAATCACCACCGGCAGACGACGAGCCCCCAAGGGGGAATGCCACCTCACTCTGGATGACATTGCCCAGCACACCGAAGGACTGATCGCAGCAATCGTTCCGCCGGATTGCCACGAAGACTTTTCTCTTCCTGAGGCCCGACCCTATCGAGATCTGTTCGATGACTTGTACTTGCTGGCCGAGCTTCATCGAGGCCCGCACGATCGCGACCGGCGCAGTTGGCTGCAGGAGATTTCCCAGCAAATGCGATTGCCCCTGGTTGCCGCTGGCGGGGTTCTGTTTCATACGCCTGAGCGAAAGCCACTGCACGATGTGGTGACGGCGATTCGATTGCGAACCACCGTTGCCCAGGTAGGTGAGGAACTTCAGGCCAATGCCCAGCGGCATCTTCGCTCGATCGATACCATTAGTGCGATTTACGCCGACCTGCCGCAAGCCGTGAAGCGCACCCAAGAGATCGCTCGGCAGTGTACGTTTTCGCTGGAGGAGCTTCGCTACGAATACCCGGAAGAGCTGGCCCCGCCAGGTCACACGCCCATCGAGTATCTCAAGCATCTCACATGGCAAGGAGCCGCCAACCGGTATCCTCAAGGAGTGCCCGATAAGATTCGCCAGCTGATCGAGCACGAACTGGAACTGATTGAAGAGCTTCATTACGAGCCCTATTTTCTGACGGTTTGGGACCTCGTGCGGTTTGCCCGCTCTCGAGAGATTCTTTGCCAGGGACGAGGCTCCGCCGCGAACTCGGCCGTCTGCTACTGTCTGGGAGTGACTGCCGTCGATCCCGGGCGAATCGATGTTTTGTTTGAACGATTCATCAGCCGCGAACGAGACGAAGCTCCGGACATTGATGTCGATTTTGAACACGAACGCCGCGAAGAAGTGCTGCAGTATCTGTACGACAAATATGGTCGCGAGCGAGCCGGCATCGCCGCCGTGACGATCACCTATCGTCCGCGTTCCGCCATTCGTGACGTGGGCAAAGCGCTGGGGTTCTCGTTGGAACTGGTCGACCGCCTGGCTAAGAATGCCGATCACTACCGGGCAGCCGGCGACTTTCATCTGCGCTGCCAAGAGGCCGGCCTCGACACCGAATCCCACACCGGCAAGCAGTTTGTCTACCTGGTGGGCCAGTTGATTGGATTTCCCCGGCATCTTTCGCAGCACGTCGGAGGCATGGTCATCACACGAGGTCCTTTGCATGAACTCGTGCCGATCGAAAACGCTTCGATGGAAGGTCGCACGGTCGTCCAGTGGAACAAAGACGACCTGGATGACTTGGGGATTCTGAAAGTCGATTGCCTGGCACTGGGCATGCTGACTGCAATTCGCAAATGCTTCGACTTGATTCAGCAGACGACCGGCAAGTCGTTGACCTTAGCCAGCATCCCCGAAGGAGATTCGCAGGTTTACGACATGATCTGCCGCGCTGATACGATTGGCGTGTTCCAGATCGAATCCCGCGCGCAGATGTCGATGCTGCCGCGGCTGAAGCCAAGATGCTACTACGATCTGGTGATCGAAGTAGCCATCGTGCGACCTGGCCCCATTCAAGGCGACATGGTCCATCCCTATCTGCGGCGACGGTTCGGGGAGGAAGAAGAAAGCTATCCCAACGATGCTATACGCGAGGTACTCAAGAAGACGCTGGGCGTGCCGCTCTTTCAAGAGCAGTGCATGCAGTTAGCGATCGTCGCGGCAGGCTTCTCACCGGGCGAAGCCGATCAGCTGCGTCGGGCCATGGGAGCGTGGCGCAGACCAGGCATCATCGATCAGTTTCGTCAGAAGCTGCTCGACGGCATGAAGCAGCATGGCCTCGAAGGAGAATTCGCCGAGCAGGTTTTTCGCCAGATCCGAGGTTTCGGCGAGTACGGTTTTCCCGAAAGCCATGCAGCCAGTTTTGCCTTGCTGGTCTACGTGTCGGCCTGGCTCAAGCATTATTATCCGGCTCACTTCGCGGCCGCCGTTATCAACAGCCAGCCAATGGGGTTCTATGCCCCGGCCCAGCTAGTGCAGGACGCGAAGAACCATCAGGTGGAAATGAGATCGATCGATGTCAGCCGCAGCGACTGGGACTGTCAGATCGAACGAGGCGCGGTTCGTCTCGGCTTTCGACTCATCCATGGTTTGCCTCAAGCAACTGCCGACTTGATCACCCACTGCCGGCAAGAGGGCTCCTTCCAGTCGATGGATGATTTCCTGCGACGAACCAAGCTGACGCTAGCTCAGGTGGAGCTACTGGCCGAGGCCGATGCACTGGCCAGCCTGAGCCCAGGTCGCCGTGAAGCACTCTGGAGTGCCCTGGCAGCCGCGAAGAAGCCACGCCAAAAGACGCTGTTTGACGACCTGGAACCACCAGCGGAACCCCTGGCGATCTTGCCGACGATGCCCGCGGAAGAGGAAGTTTACGAAGACTACCGCACGACCGGCCTGTCGCTGCGTTCGCATCCCATGGCCTTCCAACGCGAACGGCTTAAGCGACTGGGCATCCTGCCAACACAGCAGTTGGCACAGGTCGCGAATGACACCCAAGTCAAAGTCGCGGGGATCGTGCTGCTTAGGCAACGTCCCAGCACTTCCAAGGGGATTACCTTCGTGACCATCGAAGACGAAACTGGCACCGCTAATCTCGTGGTTCACGCCAAGACCTGGGAACGCTTCCGCAAGATTACCCGCCACTCGCAAACATGGCTGGTGCATGGCAAAGTCGAGTGCAAACACACAGTGATCCACGTCATTGTCCGCCGCGTGGAAGACCTCTCAACGCGTCTTTCTGCGTTGGAATTGAAGTCGCGTGATTTTCGGTGA
- a CDS encoding Y-family DNA polymerase, with amino-acid sequence MGRTPQRILCLWLADWALQRRINTQPELEQCVLLLTESRKQGDFVRYGNRLARRRGVRIGMPVSEARTFAGPNDRLVVEEVQPAQDRQALVQIALRCERFSFRIGIEEADTPESILMDVTGIAHFFSGEQALADQLNQAATRRQFAGRIAIGDTIGTAWAAAHYLAEPNRPIVIPSTEARQLHRLPLPALRLSEPLLRKLLRLGITTIAQVMTLDRASLARRLGNELLTRLDQFTGQIPETVTPCHPLPQYRVKKTLEEGITNPDAIRQLVFYLLRQLLDLLAPKRLGTRHLECRFVLEDRTTQLLDVRLCETTSDQQHIHELFRIRLDKFRLTSPVVGLHIEAHEVAPLGASQEAFLEGISRDQSRQLSLLLNRFSSRLGEQAVVAPSLFPNPIPERSVELASVTGSSLLSPTSYSSRFHGLDRPTALFVQPRPVEVLASIPDGPPVVLFWKKRRIELVDCSEPERIETGWWQGEYVCRDYYRVETATGEWLWVFRRLQDGRWFWHGEWF; translated from the coding sequence ATGGGACGAACACCTCAGCGAATCCTTTGCCTTTGGTTGGCCGACTGGGCACTGCAGCGGCGTATCAATACTCAGCCTGAGCTAGAGCAGTGCGTATTGCTGTTAACCGAGTCGAGAAAGCAAGGCGACTTCGTTCGTTACGGCAACCGGCTTGCCCGCAGGCGCGGCGTGCGGATTGGCATGCCGGTCTCGGAAGCTCGAACCTTTGCCGGCCCCAACGATCGCTTAGTGGTAGAAGAGGTGCAGCCGGCTCAAGATCGACAGGCCCTGGTACAGATTGCCCTGCGATGTGAGCGATTCAGCTTCCGAATTGGCATCGAGGAAGCGGATACTCCAGAGAGCATCCTCATGGATGTGACAGGCATCGCTCATTTCTTCTCCGGTGAACAGGCCCTGGCCGATCAACTGAATCAAGCAGCGACCCGCCGGCAATTCGCTGGCCGGATAGCCATCGGCGATACCATCGGAACTGCCTGGGCCGCGGCTCACTACCTGGCAGAGCCCAACCGCCCGATCGTCATCCCCAGCACGGAAGCACGGCAACTCCATAGGCTGCCGCTGCCGGCGTTGCGTCTGAGCGAGCCCCTTTTGCGGAAGCTATTGCGTCTGGGGATCACCACGATTGCCCAAGTGATGACGCTCGATCGGGCTTCCCTTGCGCGTCGATTGGGAAACGAGCTTCTGACTCGCCTCGACCAGTTCACCGGACAAATCCCAGAGACCGTCACCCCATGCCATCCGCTGCCTCAGTACCGGGTTAAGAAAACCTTGGAAGAAGGCATTACCAACCCAGATGCAATCCGCCAGCTTGTGTTTTACCTGCTGCGGCAACTGCTCGACTTGCTGGCCCCGAAGCGGCTAGGCACCCGACACCTGGAATGTCGGTTCGTACTCGAAGACCGCACGACGCAGCTGCTCGATGTACGTCTGTGCGAAACGACCAGCGACCAGCAACATATCCACGAGCTTTTCCGCATCCGTTTGGACAAGTTTCGTCTTACCTCGCCTGTTGTAGGCCTGCACATCGAAGCCCACGAGGTCGCTCCTTTAGGAGCATCGCAGGAAGCATTCCTGGAAGGCATCTCGCGGGACCAATCTCGCCAGCTTTCCCTTTTACTGAATCGCTTCAGCAGCCGCCTGGGAGAACAGGCCGTGGTGGCTCCCTCTCTATTTCCAAATCCCATCCCGGAGCGATCGGTCGAGTTGGCCTCGGTGACCGGTTCATCCCTTCTGAGCCCCACGTCCTACAGCAGCCGGTTTCACGGACTCGATCGACCGACGGCCTTATTCGTCCAGCCAAGACCAGTTGAGGTGCTCGCTTCTATCCCCGATGGCCCACCGGTGGTTCTGTTTTGGAAGAAGCGGCGTATCGAACTTGTCGACTGCTCGGAGCCGGAAAGAATCGAAACCGGCTGGTGGCAAGGCGAGTACGTTTGCCGTGATTATTATCGCGTGGAAACGGCAACCGGTGAGTGGCTCTGGGTATTTCGGCGTCTTCAAGATGGTCGCTGGTTCTGGCACGGAGAGTGGTTTTAA
- a CDS encoding PH domain-containing protein has protein sequence MDSSNPNDAGNPPNFSTPNDAPTDAGERDPGAEFSAGKRKAGGGADEHIWSGGYSAVDQSGSFMILTLITIGLIVGGVFFWPILIAIPVLWIGQFIRVWWIKMGVAYELTTRRFIHEHGVIKRTTDRIEVIDIDDVTVEQGILDRMFNVGTIRITSSDRTHPELRIPGIKEVKKVALMIDDARQVQRDRRGVYIESV, from the coding sequence ATGGACTCGAGCAACCCCAACGATGCTGGCAACCCGCCTAACTTCAGTACGCCGAACGACGCCCCTACGGATGCGGGCGAGCGAGACCCCGGTGCAGAGTTCTCCGCGGGCAAACGAAAGGCCGGCGGCGGTGCTGACGAACATATCTGGAGCGGTGGATACTCGGCCGTCGATCAGAGCGGCAGTTTCATGATCCTGACTCTGATCACCATCGGGCTGATCGTGGGTGGCGTCTTCTTCTGGCCGATTTTGATTGCGATTCCCGTGCTTTGGATCGGACAATTCATCCGCGTATGGTGGATCAAAATGGGGGTCGCCTACGAGCTGACCACCCGCCGCTTCATTCACGAGCACGGTGTCATCAAGCGAACGACCGACCGGATCGAAGTGATCGACATCGACGACGTGACGGTCGAACAGGGTATTCTCGATCGTATGTTCAATGTTGGTACGATCCGGATTACCTCCAGTGACCGCACGCACCCCGAGCTTCGCATTCCCGGTATCAAGGAAGTGAAGAAGGTCGCGTTGATGATTGACGATGCCCGCCAGGTTCAGCGCGATCGCCGCGGCGTTTACATCGAATCGGTGTAA
- a CDS encoding deoxyribonuclease IV — protein sequence MPPIGAHMSIAGGYYKAVEAAAEVDMNVVQLFCKNNNQWRAKEITDKDVSLFQDALAKHKVNAPLCHASYLINLASPKPELWEKSVEGLRIEMLRCEQLGIPNLVFHPGAHMEATLEEGIERIVKAIDELHQKLPDCPVTLLLETTAGQGSSIGHKFEHLQSILEGVKEGERVAVCLDTCHIFAAGYPISEEKDFKATFKDFNKLIGFDKLRAIHLNDSKKDLGSRVDRHDHIGEGKIGIEAFRHMLNDRRFKKIPMYLETPKGEEDGVLNDAKNLATLRSLIK from the coding sequence ATGCCCCCAATTGGTGCCCACATGTCGATCGCCGGCGGCTACTACAAAGCCGTCGAAGCAGCTGCCGAAGTCGATATGAATGTCGTTCAGCTTTTCTGCAAGAACAACAACCAGTGGCGGGCCAAGGAGATTACCGACAAGGACGTTTCGCTCTTTCAAGATGCTTTGGCGAAGCACAAAGTGAATGCCCCGCTTTGCCATGCTTCGTACCTGATTAACCTGGCTTCGCCGAAGCCGGAGCTGTGGGAGAAGTCGGTCGAAGGGTTAAGGATCGAGATGCTGCGGTGCGAGCAACTAGGCATCCCGAACCTGGTGTTTCACCCAGGTGCCCACATGGAAGCGACGCTCGAAGAAGGGATCGAGCGAATCGTTAAGGCGATCGATGAACTTCATCAGAAGCTGCCGGATTGCCCGGTAACGCTGCTGCTGGAAACGACCGCCGGGCAGGGTAGTTCGATCGGGCACAAGTTCGAGCACCTGCAGTCGATCCTGGAAGGGGTCAAAGAAGGGGAACGTGTGGCCGTTTGTTTGGACACGTGCCATATTTTTGCCGCCGGCTACCCGATTTCCGAAGAGAAGGACTTCAAAGCGACCTTCAAGGATTTCAATAAGTTGATCGGCTTCGACAAGCTGCGGGCAATCCACTTGAACGATAGCAAGAAGGATCTTGGTTCGCGGGTTGACCGTCACGATCATATCGGTGAAGGAAAAATCGGCATCGAAGCGTTTCGTCACATGCTCAACGATCGCCGCTTCAAGAAGATCCCCATGTATCTGGAAACGCCCAAGGGGGAAGAAGATGGCGTACTGAACGACGCCAAGAACCTGGCCACACTCAGGTCTCTGATCAAATAG
- a CDS encoding alpha/beta hydrolase, whose protein sequence is MRFLTLLSLTLLVTIVPSVSQAQKVSGNGDFVIGPDYHIDPDLTDQGNPKGKSFEFSMPLAESKIFDGKDTTLDPKKEVRTERKIFVYVPAAYEDGTKAPILVSFDGPSRLNLVRNALDNLTISKDPKRKLPAFIAIAVQNGGNDGKGSQRGLEYDTMSDRHARFINDEVLPAVLNNPEIKVAYPNIAFTEDPWGKAVMGCSSGGAAALTIGWFRPDLFRRLITYSGTFVDQQDDDAPQEKDYPLGAWEYHSSMKLIENSEKKPLRIFTHVAENDNRANDPEETYHNWVMANNRTAAALKAKGYDYRYIYSKATRHCDKKVFELTLADTLVWMWDGYSPN, encoded by the coding sequence ATGCGATTTCTTACCCTCTTGTCCCTGACGCTGCTCGTTACCATTGTTCCCTCTGTCAGCCAGGCCCAAAAGGTTTCTGGCAATGGCGACTTCGTCATCGGACCCGATTACCACATCGATCCCGACCTGACCGACCAAGGCAATCCCAAGGGGAAGTCGTTTGAGTTCTCGATGCCGCTGGCCGAGAGCAAGATCTTCGACGGCAAAGACACGACGCTCGACCCTAAGAAGGAAGTGCGGACCGAACGGAAGATCTTCGTCTATGTTCCTGCCGCGTATGAAGACGGCACAAAGGCACCGATTCTGGTTTCTTTCGATGGCCCCAGCCGCTTGAACCTGGTTCGCAACGCGCTGGATAACCTGACGATCTCGAAAGATCCGAAGCGGAAGCTGCCAGCGTTCATCGCCATTGCCGTGCAAAACGGTGGCAATGATGGCAAAGGAAGCCAGCGTGGTTTGGAATACGACACCATGTCCGACCGTCATGCCCGATTTATTAATGACGAAGTCCTGCCGGCCGTGTTGAACAATCCCGAGATCAAAGTCGCTTATCCAAATATCGCTTTCACGGAAGATCCGTGGGGCAAAGCCGTGATGGGATGTAGCTCGGGCGGCGCTGCGGCGCTGACGATCGGTTGGTTTCGTCCCGACCTGTTCCGCCGCCTGATTACGTACTCCGGCACGTTTGTCGATCAGCAAGACGATGACGCACCTCAGGAGAAGGACTATCCCCTGGGCGCGTGGGAGTATCACTCGAGCATGAAGCTGATTGAAAACAGCGAGAAGAAGCCGCTGCGGATCTTCACGCACGTCGCCGAGAACGACAACCGCGCCAACGATCCCGAAGAGACCTACCACAACTGGGTCATGGCCAACAATCGAACCGCCGCCGCGCTGAAAGCCAAAGGCTACGACTACCGCTACATCTACAGCAAGGCTACCCGCCACTGCGACAAGAAGGTCTTCGAGCTGACCCTGGCCGATACGCTGGTTTGGATGTGGGACGGGTACAGCCCAAATTAG
- the moaC gene encoding cyclic pyranopterin monophosphate synthase MoaC: MADFTHLDRSGAAKMVDVGQKQATLREAVAEACVKMEAATADAIRDNRNKKGEVLQVARLAGIMAAKRTDELIPLCHGLPLESIEVAFEFADATRLMVTATARVTAKTGVEMEAMTAASVAALTIYDMCKAIDRRMEIEHVRLMKKSGGRSGTFQRASEPKAE; encoded by the coding sequence ATGGCGGATTTCACGCATTTGGATCGCTCTGGGGCGGCCAAGATGGTCGACGTGGGGCAGAAACAAGCTACCCTTCGCGAGGCGGTCGCCGAGGCTTGCGTAAAAATGGAAGCCGCTACCGCAGATGCGATCCGAGATAACCGAAATAAGAAAGGGGAAGTACTGCAAGTGGCAAGACTGGCCGGCATCATGGCGGCCAAGCGAACCGACGAGCTGATTCCCCTGTGCCACGGACTACCGCTGGAAAGCATTGAAGTGGCATTCGAGTTTGCCGATGCAACTCGGCTGATGGTGACCGCCACAGCCCGGGTAACGGCCAAGACTGGTGTCGAAATGGAAGCTATGACGGCCGCTTCGGTTGCCGCATTAACCATTTACGACATGTGCAAGGCAATCGATCGAAGAATGGAGATCGAGCATGTTCGCCTGATGAAGAAGTCAGGCGGCAGGTCAGGTACCTTCCAGCGTGCGTCTGAACCAAAAGCCGAATAG